The following proteins come from a genomic window of Rattus norvegicus strain BN/NHsdMcwi chromosome 8, GRCr8, whole genome shotgun sequence:
- the Rasl12 gene encoding ras-like protein family member 12 isoform X1, protein MDTADLDTPRNCERYLNWAHAFLVVYSVDSRESFEGSSSYLELLALHAKETQRGYPALLLGNKLDMAQYRQVTKAEGAALAGRFGCLFFEVSACLDFEHVQHVFHEAVREVRRELEKSPLARPLFISEEKALSHQTPLTARHGLASCTFNTLSTASLKEMPTVAQAKLVTVKSSRAQSKRKAPTLTLLKGFKIF, encoded by the exons ATGGACACTGCAGACCTG GACACCCCCAGGAACTGCGAGCGCTACCTGAACTGGGCCCATGCCTTCCTGGTGGTGTATAGTGTGGATAGTCGTGAGAGTTTCGAAGGCAGCAGCAGCTACCTAGAGCTGCTGGCCTTGCATGCCAAGGAGACACAGCGTGGCTACCCTGCCCTGCTGTTGGGCAACAAGCTCGACATGGCCCAGTACAG GCAAGTCACCAAGGCCGAGGGTGCGGCTTTGGCAGGCAGATTCGGGTGCCTGTTTTTTGAGGTCTCTGCCTGCCTGGACTTTGAGCATGTGCAGCACGTCTTCCATGAGGCTGTGCGCGAGGTGCGACGAGAGCTGGAGAAGAGTCCCCTGGCCCGGCCCCTCTTCATCTCTGAGGAGAAAGCCCTGTCCCACCAGACTCCACTCACAGCCCGGCACGGACTGGCCAGCTGTACTTTTAACACTCTCTCCACTGCCAGCTTGAAGGAGATGCCCACCGTGGCCCAGGCCAAGTTGGTCACTGTGAAGTCATCTCGTGCCCAGAGTAAGCGCAAGGCACCCACCTTGACTCTGCTGAAGGGCTTCAAGATCTTCTGA
- the Slc51b gene encoding organic solute transporter subunit beta, translating into MDHSAEGAAASAEVPQELLEEMLWYFRSEDATPWNYSILVLAVLVMVIGVVLLRRSILANRNRKKQPQDNGMPEDLHLDDSMKENSSLGILRETLISEKADLAPGETELNKRETSVVFLPDPQETES; encoded by the exons ATGGACCACAGTGCAGAAGGAGCTGCAGCCAGTGCCGAGGTGCCCCAGGAGCTGCTGGAGGAAATGCTTTGGTATTTCCGTTCAGAGGATG CAACTCCTTGGAACTATTCCATCCTGGTTCTGGCAGTCCTGGTGATGGTGATAGGCGTGGTCCTCCTGAGAAGGAGCATCCTGGCAAACAG AAATCGAAAGAAGCAGCCACAAGACAACGGAATGCCAGAAGACCTGCATCTAGATGATTCCATGAAAGAAAACAGCAGCCTGGGCATCCTAAGAGAGACGCTGATCTCAGAGAAGGCAGACTTGGCCCCAGGGGAAACCGAGTTGAACAAGAGAGAGACATCAGTCGTCTTTCTACCAGACCCCCAGGAAACTGAGAGCTAG
- the Slc51b gene encoding organic solute transporter subunit beta isoform X1, with the protein MWASGVSRLVCSQPRDVLTRIRSMDHSAEGAAASAEVPQELLEEMLWYFRSEDATPWNYSILVLAVLVMVIGVVLLRRSILANRNRKKQPQDNGMPEDLHLDDSMKENSSLGILRETLISEKADLAPGETELNKRETSVVFLPDPQETES; encoded by the exons ATGTGGGCATCTGGGGTCTCAAGACTTGTCTGTTCACAGCCCAGAGACGTCTTAACCAGGATCAGGAGCATGGACCACAGTGCAGAAGGAGCTGCAGCCAGTGCCGAGGTGCCCCAGGAGCTGCTGGAGGAAATGCTTTGGTATTTCCGTTCAGAGGATG CAACTCCTTGGAACTATTCCATCCTGGTTCTGGCAGTCCTGGTGATGGTGATAGGCGTGGTCCTCCTGAGAAGGAGCATCCTGGCAAACAG AAATCGAAAGAAGCAGCCACAAGACAACGGAATGCCAGAAGACCTGCATCTAGATGATTCCATGAAAGAAAACAGCAGCCTGGGCATCCTAAGAGAGACGCTGATCTCAGAGAAGGCAGACTTGGCCCCAGGGGAAACCGAGTTGAACAAGAGAGAGACATCAGTCGTCTTTCTACCAGACCCCCAGGAAACTGAGAGCTAG